CTCTTTCAGCGAATGGCTCTCGGGGACGTGGACGGTGACGGTGAGCGAGCCGATGACCATGCTGTGGCTCAAGCTAGCAGACCGGTCGCTTTGGGCGCTGAGTGACCCCCCGGTGACGGCGGCGGGGAAATCGCGGAGCGGTCGTATGCTCTGCCGCATGACCACTCGTGCTCCCGCCTCGCCGGCTCGCGCGGCCGAGCCCCCGGCCGCGACCAGCACCCTGGTCGAGCAGTTCCGGCGGCAGCTGAGCGAGCGTCCCGACCGTCCCTCCCTCCTCCTGCGCGCCGGCGGCCGCTGGGCCCCGATCAGCTGGCGCCAGTTCGGCGAGGCGGCGCGGCGGCTGAGCGCCTGGCTGGTGGAGGAGGGGGTCGGCGAGCACGGGCACGTGGCGATCTGGTCGTCCAACCGGCCGGAGTGGCACATCGCCGACATGGCGGTGCTCTGTGCCCGCTGCAGGCCGGTGCCGGTGTATCTCACCGTGAGCGCCGACCAGGCCGCGTTCGTCCTCGGCCACTCCGGCGCCGAGGTCGCGGTGGTGGAGAGCCCGGCAACCCTGGAGCGGCTGCTGTCGGTGCGTGACCGCCTTCCCGCGCTGCGCCGGATCGTGGTCCTCGACGCCGCCGAGCCGGTCTCCGCGGACGGCCTGGTGATCTCCTGGGAGGAGGCGCTGAACCGGGGCCAGGCGGTGCTGGACGCCCGTTCCTCCGAGCTGGAGCGGCGGGCCGCCTCGGTCGAGAGCGAGGACGTCGCCACCCTCATCTACACCAGCGGCACCACCGGGCCGCCCAAGGCGGTGATGCTCACCCACGCCAACGTCATCGCCGGGGTGCGGGCGGTGATGTCGCTCCAGCCCGCCTACGACGACGACCGCATCCTCTCCTATCTGCCCCTCGCCCACATCGCCGAGCGCCTCGCCAGCGAGTTCCGCTCCTACGTCATCGGCAACCCCACCTGGTTCACCAGCATCGAGCGGCTCGGCGAGGACCTCCGGGAGGTGCGCCCGTCGGTGTTCTTCGGGGTGCCCCGGGTGTGGGAGAAGATGGCCGCCCGCATTCTCGGCGAGGTGGAGCGCCAGCCATCCGGCCGCCGGCTGCTGGGACGCTGGGCGATCGCCACCGGCGAGCGCGTCGCCGACCTGCGCCAGGCGGGCCGGCCGGTGCCCGCCCGGCTCGGCGCCCGGCACGCCCTCGCCGACCGGCTGGTGCTGTCGAAGGTGCGGGCCGCCCTCGGCTTCGACCGGGCCCGGGTGCTGGCCAGCGGTGCGGCGCCGATCGCCCCGGAGGTGCTGCGCTTCTTCCTCGCCCTCGGGCTGGAGATCTGCGAGGTCTACGGCCTCAGCGAGACCACCGGCGCCACCACCTTCAACCGGCCCGGGCATGCGCGCTTCGGCACCGTCGGGCCGGCGCTCCCCGGGATCGAGGTGCGCCTCGCCGGCGACGGCGAGATCCTGGTGCGCGGCGCCACCGTGTTCGCCGGCTACCACCGCGATCCCGCCGCCACCGCCGAGGTGATGCTCGACGGCTGGTTCGCCACCGGCGACGTCGGCGAGCTCGACGCCGAGGGCAACCTGCGGATCACCGACCGGAAGAAGGACCTCATCATCACCGCCGGCGGCAAGAACATCTCGCCGAGCAACATCGAGACGGCGCTGAAGAACCACGCGCTGATCGCCAACGCCGTGGTGATCGGCGACCGCCGCCCCTACCTCAGCGCTCTGATCACCGTCGACCCCGTCGAGGCGGCCGCCCGCGACCTCTCCGCGGCCGCGGTCCGCGACGCGGTGGCGGCCCACGTCGAGGCGGTGAACGCGGGGCTGGCCAACGTCGAGCGGGTGCGCCGCTGGACCCTGCTGGATCACGACTTCAGCGTCGGCGACGAGCTGACCCCGACCATGAAGGTGCGCCGGAAGGTGGTCGCCGAGCGCTATGCGGCGGAGATCGAGGCGAACTACCGCGACACGGCGCCGTCTCAATCCGGCGACGCCTTCTCCGGAGCGGGCTCGGCCCGCCGATCCCGGGAGTAGCATCGCTGCGTGTCCCCCCGTCCCCCCCGGGTCCTCGTCATCGAGGACGACGCCGCGCTGCGCAAGGTGCTGGAGCTCCGTCTGGGCCTCGAAGGCTTCGAGGTCGCCGTCGCCTGTGACGGCCAGGCGGGTCTCGACCGCATCGAGGATTTCCGTCCGGACGCGGTCATCTCCGACCTGATGATGCCGCGCCTCGACGGCTACGGGTTCTGCCGCGCCGCCCGCGCCCGCCCCGGCCTCGAGCAGCTCCCCATCGTGCTGCTCACCGCCCACCAGCGCGACGGGGACATCGACGACCTGCTCGAGCTCGGCGGCATCGTCTACATGGTCAAGCCCTTCGACGCCCGCACCCTCGCGGGCACGCTCCGCCGGCTCACCGAGACGGCTCTCCGCGGGGCCTCCAGCCTCGGCGCACTGACCTCGGACCCCTGCTCGAGCTAGTCCTCGAGCATCGCCTCGACGAGGGTCCGCGCGGTCCGGGTCGGCGACCACCGCGCCACCGCGGCCCGGGCGGCGTCGGCCCGGTCCGGCTCGGCGAACTGCGCCGCCAGGTCGGCGACCTCGTGGAGGTCGTTGGTCAGCGACTCGAGGAGAGTCGCGTGGAGCACGCCGGCGTTGTCGACGCTGATCATCGGAATCCATCCCCTCGCTGCTGACGGGTCGGGGCCGTCGGAGAGGAGAACGGACGATTGATGGGTTTCTTGCGATCGCTTCGATCGTTGCCCTCGCCCGGGCGTCACCCGGGCAGCCCGCCCCCTACAGCGCGGCCAGCAGCTTCTGGCGCAATTCCTCGAGCTGCTCGCGCTCGGCGATCGAGGGGCGGTGGGGCGTCGGCGGGGGGAACTTGAGGCGGTGGAGGGCGTCGGCGAGCTGCGCGATCTCGTCCTCGGTGAGGCGGAGCAGCAGGCCCTCGGCGCGGGCCGGAGCAGGCCCCTCGGTGGGGGTGGCGGCGGCGGCGGCGACCCCCGGACCCGACCCCTGCGTCGGCCGGAAGAGCTCGTCCGAGCCACGCAGGTGGGCACGGCGGAAGCTGCTGGCCATCACTTTCCTCCCTCTCCCTCACCGGCGTCCCCGTTGAGGACGGCGGCGGCCAGGGCGCGATAGGCCTTCGCGCCCGGGGACGCGTTGGCGTACTGGAGGATCGACTGGCCCTCCAGCGGGCATTCGGCGAAGCGGATGCTGGCGTCGACGCGCACCTCGAACACCTGGTCCCCGTAGTGCTCCTTCACGAGGTCGAGCACCTCC
Above is a genomic segment from Candidatus Dormiibacterota bacterium containing:
- a CDS encoding long-chain fatty acid--CoA ligase; the protein is MTTRAPASPARAAEPPAATSTLVEQFRRQLSERPDRPSLLLRAGGRWAPISWRQFGEAARRLSAWLVEEGVGEHGHVAIWSSNRPEWHIADMAVLCARCRPVPVYLTVSADQAAFVLGHSGAEVAVVESPATLERLLSVRDRLPALRRIVVLDAAEPVSADGLVISWEEALNRGQAVLDARSSELERRAASVESEDVATLIYTSGTTGPPKAVMLTHANVIAGVRAVMSLQPAYDDDRILSYLPLAHIAERLASEFRSYVIGNPTWFTSIERLGEDLREVRPSVFFGVPRVWEKMAARILGEVERQPSGRRLLGRWAIATGERVADLRQAGRPVPARLGARHALADRLVLSKVRAALGFDRARVLASGAAPIAPEVLRFFLALGLEICEVYGLSETTGATTFNRPGHARFGTVGPALPGIEVRLAGDGEILVRGATVFAGYHRDPAATAEVMLDGWFATGDVGELDAEGNLRITDRKKDLIITAGGKNISPSNIETALKNHALIANAVVIGDRRPYLSALITVDPVEAAARDLSAAAVRDAVAAHVEAVNAGLANVERVRRWTLLDHDFSVGDELTPTMKVRRKVVAERYAAEIEANYRDTAPSQSGDAFSGAGSARRSRE
- a CDS encoding response regulator, with the protein product MSPRPPRVLVIEDDAALRKVLELRLGLEGFEVAVACDGQAGLDRIEDFRPDAVISDLMMPRLDGYGFCRAARARPGLEQLPIVLLTAHQRDGDIDDLLELGGIVYMVKPFDARTLAGTLRRLTETALRGASSLGALTSDPCSS